Proteins from one Niallia circulans genomic window:
- a CDS encoding sugar transferase produces MREKSLNIYHDYSIVEGENFSVPKEAAYYLYTKRCLDLLLASIGIILAIPIIAVFAILVVLESPGSPFYIQQRVGKNGNYFNLIKLRSMHNDAEKEGAKWAEANDPRVTKIGNFMRKTRIDELPQLLSVLKGDMSMIGPRPERPIFTAQFDSEIPGFAKRLAVRPGLTGLAQVSGGYEITPGEKLKYDLEYISNLTFKLELKIMLKTVKVLVTGEGAR; encoded by the coding sequence ATGCGTGAAAAGAGCTTGAATATCTACCACGATTATTCCATTGTCGAAGGGGAAAACTTTTCCGTACCAAAGGAAGCAGCATACTACCTTTATACGAAGAGGTGTTTAGATTTGCTGCTTGCAAGCATTGGGATAATTTTGGCGATACCAATCATAGCTGTCTTCGCTATCCTAGTTGTATTAGAGAGCCCTGGCTCACCATTTTATATCCAGCAACGAGTTGGAAAAAACGGAAATTACTTTAATTTAATAAAGCTTCGTTCCATGCATAATGACGCGGAAAAGGAAGGCGCTAAATGGGCTGAAGCAAATGATCCACGTGTAACAAAAATCGGGAATTTTATGAGAAAAACAAGAATAGACGAGCTTCCACAGCTTTTATCTGTTTTGAAGGGTGACATGTCCATGATCGGTCCACGTCCGGAAAGACCGATATTTACAGCTCAGTTTGACAGTGAAATACCCGGCTTTGCAAAAAGGCTTGCAGTAAGGCCTGGTTTAACAGGGCTCGCACAGGTAAGTGGAGGGTATGAAATCACCCCAGGTGAAAAGCTTAAGTATGACCTTGAGTACATATCTAACCTGACATTTAAGCTTGAGTTAAAAATCATGCTGAAGACAGTAAAAGTATTGGTTACTGGAGAAGGTGCCCGTTAA
- the lmr(B) gene encoding lincomycin efflux MFS transporter Lmr(B), producing the protein MEGKQFKTVPIVASFLIAGFIGMFSETALNMALNDLITIFNIAPTTVQWLTTGFLLTLGILVPISGLLLQWFETRQLFFASLGFSILGTLIAALAPTFEFLLVARIVQAVGTALLLPLMFNTILLIFPPEKRGGAMGMIGLVIMFAPATGPTISGLIIENLTWHWIFWISLPFLVFALLFGIRYMENVSTVTKPKIDILSILLSTLGFGGIVFGFSSAGEGGDHSGGWESPVVIVSLIVGVLSLLLFSIRQLKMEQPMINLRTFKYPMFVLGLLLVFMSMMIILSTMLLLPMYLQGGLGLTSFTAGLLLLPGGLINGFLSPVMGRLFDKYGPKWLVLPGLALCTVVLWFFTGVTTTSTVALIIVLHSCLMIGVSMIMMPAQTNGLNQLPPQLYPDGTAIMNTLQQVAGAIGTAIGVSILASGQKTFLSGVSNPADPANIPAALTSGVQSAFVFALIVAAIGFACSFFIKRVKPKH; encoded by the coding sequence ATGGAGGGCAAGCAGTTTAAAACAGTGCCTATCGTAGCTTCTTTCTTGATTGCCGGTTTTATAGGTATGTTCAGTGAAACAGCCCTGAATATGGCATTAAATGATTTGATTACAATTTTTAATATTGCGCCGACAACGGTTCAATGGCTTACAACTGGATTTTTGCTGACATTAGGAATTCTTGTTCCGATTTCAGGATTATTATTACAATGGTTTGAAACAAGACAGCTATTCTTTGCTTCTTTGGGTTTCTCTATTCTCGGAACGTTGATTGCTGCTCTTGCACCGACGTTTGAATTTTTGTTAGTGGCTAGAATTGTGCAGGCTGTTGGTACTGCATTGCTGCTGCCTTTAATGTTTAATACGATCCTGCTTATCTTCCCTCCAGAAAAAAGAGGAGGAGCTATGGGAATGATCGGGCTTGTTATCATGTTCGCTCCTGCTACTGGACCGACGATTTCAGGTTTGATTATTGAAAATCTGACATGGCATTGGATTTTCTGGATTTCCTTACCGTTCTTAGTATTTGCTTTATTATTCGGAATTCGTTATATGGAAAATGTCTCAACTGTAACAAAACCGAAAATTGATATATTATCAATCCTGCTTTCTACATTAGGGTTCGGTGGAATTGTGTTTGGCTTCAGCAGTGCTGGAGAAGGCGGAGATCACTCAGGCGGTTGGGAAAGCCCAGTTGTCATTGTCTCCTTAATTGTAGGTGTGCTTTCACTGCTATTATTCTCTATTCGACAGCTTAAAATGGAACAGCCAATGATTAATCTGCGCACATTTAAATACCCAATGTTTGTATTAGGACTTCTATTAGTATTTATGTCAATGATGATTATTCTTTCTACTATGCTGCTACTTCCTATGTACCTGCAGGGTGGTTTAGGCTTAACTAGCTTTACAGCAGGTCTATTATTACTACCAGGTGGCTTAATTAATGGATTCTTATCACCTGTTATGGGAAGACTGTTTGACAAATATGGACCGAAGTGGCTTGTCCTTCCAGGGCTTGCACTGTGTACAGTAGTGCTTTGGTTCTTCACTGGTGTTACAACAACATCAACAGTTGCCTTAATTATCGTGCTGCACAGCTGTTTAATGATTGGGGTATCTATGATTATGATGCCAGCACAAACAAATGGTTTGAATCAGCTTCCACCACAGCTATATCCTGATGGAACTGCAATCATGAATACATTACAACAGGTTGCTGGTGCAATTGGTACTGCAATTGGTGTTTCTATCTTAGCATCTGGTCAGAAAACCTTCTTGTCAGGTGTAAGTAATCCAGCCGATCCAGCTAATATCCCAGCAGCTTTGACTTCTGGTGTGCAAAGTGCCTTTGTATTTGCGTTGATAGTTGCAGCAATTGGATTTGCTTGTAGTTTCTTTATTAAAAGGGTTAAACCAAAGCATTAA
- a CDS encoding TetR/AcrR family transcriptional regulator, whose protein sequence is MGEKGNTRELILETASRLFQTQGYYGTGLNQIIAESKTPKGSLYYYFPNGKEELAIEAIKYTENLLLQKTKDMLFSTSDPITAFQLHINEIAADFDKKENVQGMPIGLIASETASTCEPIRKACVVSFEKWQAVYTEKLKESGFPAEEAADLSIVINSMIEGAIVLCLTKQSGMPLRIVSEKLSKLLSQEK, encoded by the coding sequence TTGGGTGAAAAGGGAAACACTCGTGAGCTGATTCTGGAGACGGCCTCTCGATTATTCCAGACACAAGGCTATTATGGTACTGGCTTGAATCAAATAATTGCAGAGAGCAAAACGCCGAAAGGATCACTTTATTACTATTTCCCTAACGGTAAAGAGGAATTAGCAATAGAGGCAATAAAATATACAGAAAATCTACTGCTTCAGAAGACAAAGGATATGCTGTTTTCTACAAGTGATCCAATAACAGCCTTTCAGCTACATATTAATGAAATTGCCGCTGATTTTGATAAAAAGGAAAATGTTCAGGGCATGCCGATCGGACTTATCGCATCGGAAACAGCATCAACTTGTGAGCCGATAAGAAAGGCGTGTGTAGTGTCATTTGAAAAATGGCAAGCTGTCTACACGGAGAAGCTTAAGGAAAGCGGATTTCCTGCGGAAGAAGCTGCAGATTTAAGCATTGTTATTAATTCTATGATAGAGGGAGCAATTGTGTTGTGTTTGACAAAACAGTCAGGCATGCCATTGAGAATTGTTTCCGAAAAGCTTTCAAAGCTACTGTCTCAAGAAAAGTAA
- a CDS encoding DUF4097 family beta strand repeat-containing protein: protein MNKRKLLWAGAILLVIGLLGSVATYKQSTAKYAINENKKIENENFENVEVSADNATIEIYPSANADSYAELTGMKRGNRELDFTADVNGTTLKVTAKEKGSQLFSVNFFESIEFNLKLYLPDKQYNKLMAKISNGKISIQELSAKQVDVHTSNGRLDLANLTADKVKARSANGRIQLDNVSGQIEGTTMNGRIELNTKTLDEDIRLETSNGEISITTEKEPENTSITADTDNGDIEMFNNSNSYLIFGKGENKVSLKTNNGDIEIN, encoded by the coding sequence ATGAACAAACGAAAGCTACTTTGGGCTGGCGCGATTTTGCTTGTTATCGGACTTCTTGGCAGTGTTGCTACCTATAAGCAAAGCACAGCAAAATATGCAATAAATGAAAATAAGAAAATTGAAAATGAAAATTTTGAAAATGTGGAAGTTTCGGCCGATAATGCTACGATAGAAATTTACCCATCTGCCAACGCTGACTCATATGCTGAGTTAACAGGAATGAAACGAGGGAATAGGGAGCTGGACTTTACTGCTGATGTTAATGGAACTACCTTAAAGGTGACAGCTAAAGAAAAAGGAAGTCAGCTATTTTCCGTGAATTTCTTTGAAAGCATTGAGTTTAACTTGAAGCTTTACTTGCCAGATAAACAATATAATAAATTGATGGCAAAAATCAGCAACGGCAAAATTTCCATACAGGAGCTGTCTGCTAAACAGGTTGATGTTCATACTTCGAATGGCCGATTGGACCTCGCTAATCTTACTGCTGACAAAGTTAAAGCAAGATCTGCAAATGGACGAATCCAGTTGGACAATGTTTCAGGCCAGATTGAAGGGACAACAATGAACGGAAGAATAGAACTGAACACAAAGACGTTGGATGAGGATATTCGCTTAGAAACAAGTAATGGTGAAATTTCAATAACAACTGAAAAGGAGCCTGAAAATACGAGCATAACGGCAGATACGGATAACGGTGATATTGAAATGTTCAACAATTCCAACTCATATCTTATCTTTGGAAAAGGTGAAAATAAAGTAAGCTTAAAAACAAACAACGGTGATATTGAGATAAATTAA